One Leptolyngbya sp. SIO1E4 genomic window, GCCTGGCATTTATGCTGTCAAACATAGGACTCAAGGCATTCTCTATATTGGTAAATCAGGTAACGTGAGAAGCCGATTCAGAGGCGGACATAAGGCTTTTGACCATAACTAATCCAGCTTTCAATAATCGCATTTTGGACTCCCTGCCGGATGGTATACGGTCAACTTTGCTGAGTTATGCACATGAAGCGGGGTTATCTCCCCAGTCAGTGATTGAGCTAGTCATCATTCGCTTTCTTGAGCTGGATGTTGCTTTGCTCAAAAACAGGCAACCCTCTAGTAATGACACAAGTCTGTTAGCCGATCTGCCTGCTTCTCTACACGTTCCAATCAAGCAATATGCCAGCGATACTGAGGTTCCTTCAGAGTTTGTGATTGAGCTAGCGATCGCCCATTTTCTCGATCCAGACTCAGTTACCTTTGATGATTGCCGGATTCGAGTACAACGCAATCTGGTCGAACAACTCAAACAACAAGCCAGAAATCAAGCAATTACAGCTGCTTAAAGCGAAATGAAGCACTCACCGATCTCGATCCTCACGAATGAGTGCGGTGCTATCGGGTAAACCAAACTCTGTTGGATAAACTCTGGGACGACTGCGGATTCTCGCTAGAGCATCCTGTGTGAAAAGAACCCTTTGCTCTTTACATGCAAAGGCAAGCTGCTCTGGGTCTGAGGTCCAAGCAAGTTTTGTTCGGGTGTGGTGGTCACATTAATACCTCGCCTGCGCAAGCCTTCAGCCACAGCATTGCTAACTTTCTCGTCAAGGTGAAACTTAATCTGCCCTGACATTTCTCTCTCTAAGTTTGCGTTGCAGGATAGAGGGCGTTTGGGCTGCTAGCTGACTGGCGAAGGCTGCGCTAGTGCGGATATCCTGACGAATTTCGTCTAAATGGTCGTAGTAGTAGGTTAGGGCCGCATGAACGTCTGCCAGGGTAATACTGGGGTAATGATAAACAATGTCATCGGGGGACATGTTGAGGTGTTCATACCAGATCACGACATCTTGCACGCGAATGCGATGACCGGCAATGCGGGGTTTGCCGCCGCAGATGTCAGGGGTGATTTGGATGTGTTCTGAGATAACAGATGTCATAAGCGTCTAAAGGGTTAAGAAAGAACACCCACTATCCCTCCAGTTTACAGATTGGAGCAATCCATCAGTCTTCAGGGCGATCGCGCCTAGCCTTGCTAGCTGCTTGAACTTGTCAAATGCGATCGCACCAATACTTATCTGAGAATTTTGCCCCCTGAGTTCCTCTATTGATTGGACAATTTGGACAACCCCATCTAGAAGTTGGACAGACTCAGATCTTGCAGTTTCTCAAGATGAGACCATAGTTCCAGAATATTCCGGTAGATGAGAAAACAGGCGTGGTACACCAACGGTTCGAATGATGGTTGCAACTCACGCCCAGGAGTTAGTCTATCGCCTCCTACAACTGATGCCGAGTCTTCAGATGCAAGCCAGCTTGCAATGTTTACTGGCCCTGTTTCTGGATTCATCACCTCCCCGCCCTCAGCAAAGCCAAACGAAATCCGCTGCCGCCTTAAGTCGCTTTCTGAATCGCTCCGGATGGCCAACGGGTCAGGCTATCCGGAGTGCGCGCAATCGTCTGAAATGCCTCATTGCCAGTTACTTGAAGTCCCATCGGGGACGTTTACCAATAGTCTATGCGGTGGTTGATTTGACCTGCTTGGAAAAGACTGGCAAGTACAAAGACCTTCAAGGTTTAGTTCGCACTTACAACGGTAAACGGGGTGTCCATGTTGCCCTGCTCTACTTAACTATCGGTCCGTTTCGCTTGCCCTGGAGCTTTCGAGTCTATCGCGGTAAAGGCACCGCTACGCCCACCCAACTAGCCTTGAAGCTACTGCACCAAATTCCGCAGGCTTGGTGTCAACGGTTCAAAATCCGGGTGTTGGCCGATGCTGGCTTCAGCACGACAGCCTTAATTCCGGGGGCTCAAAAACAGGGCTAAGAGGTGCTCATGAGCCTTCGCTGCGACCGCCTCTTAGCCGATGGGCAAGCAGTCAAAACCATGGCCAAACGAGGTCAACGAGTCACCCTCAAAGCCCTCGATACCCCGGTGACGCTGTCCTGGTTTTGGCGCCAGCACGAAGACACCGGAGAGCGGGAGCAGCATTTTGTAGTGGCTACTGAGGTCTTGAGTGGCCCCTATCTGGTGCGGTTAGGCAAACGTCGTTGGGCGATTGAAGCTTGTTTCAAAGTGCTCAAGCATCAGTTCGGATGGGATGCTTTTGGCCAAGGCACGCGGCTGGGGATGTATCGATGGTGGCTATTAGGATTCATCAGTTATCTTCTGGCTCACTGGCAGTTTTTAGCCTCCGAGCAGACTACCCTCGATTGGCAACAAGCTGCCCAGAAAGCTCGCCAGACATTATTCCCTCAAGAAGTCTTAGCTTGCTTCCTGCAGGAATTGGCCGACGTTCGACCCACCCTAGCAGAACTCGGGGTGGTCATCACCGTTGCCCGGGTTC contains:
- a CDS encoding DUF433 domain-containing protein, which produces MTSVISEHIQITPDICGGKPRIAGHRIRVQDVVIWYEHLNMSPDDIVYHYPSITLADVHAALTYYYDHLDEIRQDIRTSAAFASQLAAQTPSILQRKLRERNVRAD
- a CDS encoding transposase; translated protein: MSLRCDRLLADGQAVKTMAKRGQRVTLKALDTPVTLSWFWRQHEDTGEREQHFVVATEVLSGPYLVRLGKRRWAIEACFKVLKHQFGWDAFGQGTRLGMYRWWLLGFISYLLAHWQFLASEQTTLDWQQAAQKARQTLFPQEVLACFLQELADVRPTLAELGVVITVARVPVAV